The sequence CTTATACTCCAGAATCCATAACGAAGATGTTGAGCGGGTCAGTCAGGGGATTGCGCAATCACAACAGCAATTATCGCTCTGGCATCAGCAGTACCGGATCACCAATGCCGCTGGTGAGGTGGAGTGGATAGAGGGTCGGGCAGTACCGGTCAGATTAGAAGATGGCAGTACCGACTGGTATGGTTATATCGCCAGTATTCAGGCTGCCAAGCAGATAGAGCTGACGCTGGAAAGCAGTGAACAACGCTTACGGGCGCTATTTGAACTCAGTCCTATTGGCATTGCCCTGATAGACTTCAGTACTGCCAGGCTTCTTGATTGCAATGCGGCGTTGTTGCATCCTTCCGGCTATCGCCGTGGTGAATTGTTGGAGCTGCATATGATGGATCTCGTGCCCCCGGACTATCAGTATCTGCGCCATCAGATCCTCGAACAGTTGCAGTCTCAGGGGCGTTTTGATCCCGTTGAAGCCGAGTTGCAGTGCAAGGGAGGCCGTACCTATCCGATACGTTTGCAAGGAGTAAAAATAACTGACCAAGAACAAAACCCGCTGCTTTGGTGCCTGGTTGAAGATATCTCAGAACATAAGCGTATCGAACGAATGCAGAAGGAGTTTATTGCCACAGTGAGTCATGAGTTGCGCACGCCACTGACCTCAATTAAAGGTGCGCTAAGCCTGCTTGGTGGTGGCATGGTAGAGAATCTCCCGGAAAAGGCAAAGTCGTTGCTATCTGCTGCCTACAGAAATAGCAACCATCTGGGTGAGCTTATCGATGATATTCTGGACTTAGAAAAGCTTACCGCCGGGGCGATGATATTTGATACGCAAACTCTGCAGGTATCTGAAGTGATGCGGGAAGCCAAAGAGCTGTATCAGCATTACGGCCAGAAAAGAGGCATCCGTGTAAGGTTGCTACAGCCTGAGGGCGGGCATCATGTCAGGGCAGATAAGAAACGTCTATTGCAGGCGCTGGGGAATTTACTGTCAAATGCGATTAAATTTTCTCCTGAACAGGATGAGGTAACCGTTTCTGTCATCAATGAGCAGCAACAGGTACGCATACTGGTGCAGGATCAGGGGCCCGGGATCGCAGAGGCGTTTAAAGACCGGATCTTCAGCCGCTTTGCCCAGGCAGACAGCTCCGATACCCGTAAAAAAGGTGGAACTGGCCTGGGGCTGGCTATTACCCGTGAGTTAATGGAACAAATGGGTGGCAGTGTGGACTTCGTATCCGTTCCCGGACAAGGAACAACCTTTTGGCTGCAATTACCCCAAGCTGAACAACAACTGGAATCATGATGCCTCAGTTCAATATCTTCCGGCAGAAACACGACCTGTTTATTCCGCTTGTGTGGTTATTGCGCATTGCGATACCAGTCTTACTTGTTGTGGTGATGTATTTTGTCGATCGTCTGTACCTGCTTCAGCATCAGGAGCAGCAAAGGGAAGATGTCAGTCAGAAAATGACAAAGTTGAAGTGGCAACTTGAAAGTCAGATCCTGCAGAATATTCAGGTAGTGCAGGGGTTGACTGCCAGCATTGCCACAGAGCCTGATATGAATCAACAGCGCTTTGCCGAACTGGCTCAGATTATCCTGCAAGGGGGGCCGCAACTGCGCAATGTTGGTGCTGCGCCTGATCTGATTATGCAGCTTATATACCCTCTTGAAGGAAATGAGGAAGTGCTGGGCCTCGATTTTCGTGATTTGGCCGAGCAATGGCCTGGCGTTAAGCGGGCGGTTGAGAGTGGTGAAATGGTGTTTGCCGGGCCGGTTAATCTGGTTCAGGGCGGGCAGGGGCTGGTCGGGCGTATTCCTGTTTACACACAGAAAACCGGTGAGCTGTGGGGAGTGATTTCCGCGGTAATTGATATGGATGCCTTGTATCAGAGTGTTGGGCTGGAAGATGTAGAAGATCTGCGGTTACGGCTTGCCAGGGAGGACGCCTTTGGTCAGCCAGGAGAGATATTTTGGGGGGACAAGGAAAGCCAATGGCAAAAGCCGGTAATTAACCGCATTTATATTCCGGGAAATAACTGGCTGATGATGTCGATGCCGGCTCAGAGATGGTCCAGACAGGCCCCGGAAACACCCTGGTTAAGAGGAGCATTGATAGTGCTGTGGCTGGTACTCAGTGCGGCGGTATTCTGGCCGACTCGCCTGATGTTGCGGGAGCGTCAGACTCAACAGCGCTTTCAGGCATTATTCCGTTTTTCTCCGATCGGCATGGCGCTTAAAGATTGTCAGGATGATCGTCTGGTGGCGGTTAATCCGGCCATGGCGGCGATGCTGGAGTATGAACCGGCGGCACTTTTAGGCCGACAGGAACAAGAATTACAGGTTGGAGAACCAACGCCCAAAAAGAACAAACAAAGACAACGAGATTTTTCCAGGCAAGGCTATTCGGGCCCTTTTGAGAGGCAGTACTTAAACAGATGGCAGCAACCGGTTGATAGTAAATGCTATGAACTCTTAATTGATGAGGGCAGTAAAAGGAAGCTGGTATGGTTGGTGGCAGAGGACGTATCACATCAAAAACGCACCGAGAGGATGCAACAGGAGTTTATCGCCACCGTCAGCCATGAGCTGCGTACCCCCTTAACTTCCATTGCAGGTTCTTTGGGTCTGATCGCCAGTGGTAAGCTGGGAGAGCTGCCAGAAAAAGCACAGAACCTGATCAATATTGCTATGCGCAATACTCAACACTTACATCTGCTGATTAACGACTTACTCGACCTGGAAAAGCTCAGCACCGGTAATATGCTCATGGATATTCGTCCCATTTGTTTAAAAACACTGATCAAAGAAAGCACCGAGTCGCTGCAGCATTATGGTCAGGATAAAGGGATTAGTGTGCAGTTGAATGAGCTCTCAGATGACTATGTGATGGCCGACGAGCAAAAGCTGAAACAGGCCCTTAAGAATCTGTTGTCCAATGCCATTAAATTCTCCCCCCGGGACGGCAAAGTAGAAGTCTGTACCGAACAATCAGGCCAGAATATTCGCGTTATTGTCCGCGATTATGGCGCCGGGATCCCGAAGCAGTTTCAGTCGCGGATTTTTAATCGCTTCGCCCAGGCAGACAGTTCAGATAGCCGTACAAAAAGTGGCACCGGTTTGGGGCTGGCCATCACAAAGGAGCTGATGGAAAAAATGAACGGCGGTGTAGGTTTTGATTCAGAGCCGGGCCAGGGCGCCAGATTCTGGCTGGATATACCGCTTACCGGTGAAACCACGGGTTAAAACCATCTTTGTTATTACTAAATGTGCGAGATTTTGTTGTAATAGACATAAGAGTCAACCACAGTCTGCCAGATGTCCAGCCAAAACCATCGTATTTCTCTTGTGAAGGGCTTAGCCACCGGGGCTGACTGCAGTCAGTCTGCGGAAGGCGATTCAGGTCAATACTGGTGGCCGCTGGCGCAAAGGTTGTCAGAACAGTCCAGGCCATTCGTGCTGGGCATCAATGGTGCACAGGGTAGCGGTAAAACAACCCTGGCCAGAAGGCTGCAAAGTATGCTGGTACAGGCCTTTGGTCTGCAGGTGGCGGTGCTGTCTATCGATGATTTATACCATACCAAAGCACAACGGCGCTGGCTGGCAGAGCATATTCACCCGCTGTTGCTGACCCGCGGGGTGCCTGGTACCCATGATGTGACGCTGGGTATTGAATTGATACGCCGGTTTCGCGCAGGTCTGAGTCTGCAACTGCCCCGTTTCGACAAATCCCGTGATGACCGGCTGCTTGAAGCCCAGTGGCTGCAGGGGCCGGCAGATATTATGATTATAGAGGGCTGGTGTCTCGGTGCTCAGCCCCAATCTGAAACCCAACTGCAACAGCCGGTTAATCAACTTGAAAAACAGCAGGATGCGGATTTGGTCTGGCGCCGCTATGTCAATCAGTGCCTGGCCGGCGAATATCAGCGCTTTTTTGCACAACTGGATGAGCTGGTAATGTTGCAGGCGCCGGACTGGCAGACCGTGATCAACTGGCGCGGTGAACAGGAATTAAAGTTAACTGAGCGCACCGGCGAGGGTATGGATAAGCCCGCACTGGCAGAGTTTATGCAACACTATCAGAGGCTTACAGAATATCAGTTGGCTCATCCGGCAAGGGCGATCAATCGGCTCTACAGGCTGAATGCACAGCGCCGGATTCTAAGTGTGCAGGAGTTAAACCCATGAATCATCAGTTATTAGGCGGACTATGTGAGCGGTACCCGGAGCAGTTAAGGGGCCATCTGGAAATTCAGGGCCTGTGTTTTGCGGTTGCGGCGGCACCTGAAATTCCGCCGCCCCAACAGTGGATGGCCTGGGCACTGATAAGCCCCGAAGACATTGATCAGGTTCTGGCGGATAAACTGGCTGAGCCACTGATGGACTGTTTCAAGCAGCAACTGGTGCTGATGCGAAACGAACAGTCGGCGGCAGTGTTGCCCAAAGAATGTGAGTTTTATCCGGGTATGACACTGGAGTCTCCCCTGAGCCAGTGGTTATGCGGCTGCCTGCTGGGGCACCGGCAACTGGAGCCAGTGTGGCAAAAGGCCTGGCAAACAATGCAGCAACAGGAACCGGAGCAGGCACCACAAGCGGCTAAGGAACTGAGTCATATACTCAGGCTGCTGAGTACTTTTGCCAATGTTGAACTGGCAATAAAGCAGGCCGCAGAGCGGGGTAACCCGGATCTGAGTAATCAGTTATCAGACATTGCTCTGACGTTGCCAAGGGCGCTGCAAAGTTATGTGAAACTCTCCGGTACCCTGGCCGGATATCTTCCCAATCAGTTTGAAACCTTTAAAAGCTGATCGGCAATAGCTCACTTGCCATATTTTCTTTGTGACGCAATAATCGATAAAAAATCTATATCTGGCCTAGACTTAACCTTATCCCAAGGCTTAACCGGAGAATTCTTTGGCAATCTTCAGGCGTGTTCGATTTGTTCAGTCAGTGCTGTTACTCTGTGCTGCTCTCAGTGGTTTTGCGGGGGCAAAGGAAACGGATAGCCTGTTTCAGTTGTCACTGGACGATCTGATGGCCATGGAAGTGGACATTGCTTCGAATCAAAAGGCCACCTTACGTCAGCAGCCGGGTACGGTAACCTTGCTCTCTTCTTCCTATATCGAACAATCAGGTGCCCGTTATTTAAGCGATCTGTTGCGTCAGGTTCCAGGATTCTGGGTGGGTACCGATACCATTGGTACCTTCTCGGTGAGCTTCCGCGGCATATGGGGTATGGAAGCCAAGATCCTGCTGATGATTGACGGCATCGAACAGAATGAACTGGCCTTTGGCTCACTGGTATTGGGGAACAGATATCCGGTGGCCAATATCCAGTCGGTGGAAATTATCCGTGGCCCCGGTTCTGCCCGTTATGGTGGTCAGGCTGCGCTGGCGGTGATCAGTGTTACCACCAAGGGCCAGCAAAGTCAGGGCGGTGAGATCCACCTTTACAGTGATCTCGGTAAGGGGGGTAATCATCGGGGGCTGTTGGCTTTCTCTTATGCTGACAACCAAAGGGTTGAGGGAAACAATCTGCATCTGGGTGTGTCGGCCTCAGTGGCAACGGGGGATTACTCTGACAAAGACTGGCTGGCGCTGGATGGCTATGGTTTTTCGCTTAAGGACAACAGTGATAGCAGGCCGGTGAACCTTAACCTCAATCTGCAATATCAGGGCTGGCAAGCCCGTATGCAATACGACAGGTTTGAGCAGCAGGACAGAATGCTGTTTGGTGATGCCGGCTTATTTTTCTCACCCAACTTACGTTATACCGAGCCAAATACACTGAGCTTTGAACACCTTGCGGTAAGTCTGGATAAAAAGTGGCACACTAACCAGAACTTAAGCTGGGAAGCGGGAATCAGCCATGTTTCACAGCGGCCCTGGAACAGCCGAGGCCAGTATGGGCATGACTTGGTTCGCGAACTATCCCGCAGCCGGGCGGATATCAGCGCTCTGTATCAGTTCAGCGAACTGTCCAGTCTGCTGTTTGGCGCTACCGCGTATCGGGAACAGGCAAGGGTCAGCGAGTCTTATTTATTTGATGCCGACAGTCGTTTTGATGGACAGCCAGATACAGATAACACCAACCTGGCATTGTTTGCGCAATATCAGCGGGATCTGGGCTGGGCCGCTTTGACGCTGGCGGGGCGTTATGAAGATGATGGTGCAGTTGGCAGTAAGTTTGTTCCGCGTCTGGCACTGACCCGGCACTGGAAAAAGTGGCATACCAAGCTGGTTTACAATGAGGCCTTCAAGAGTCCGCAGTTCGATACCCTGGCCAGCGCCGCCAATGCCGGCAATGAGATTTCCGGGACTGAAACCACAAGCGCCTGGGAACTGGAAGCCGGTTATCAGCTTGATCAGAACCTGGCCTTCACGGCCAACCTGTTCTGGATGAAAGTGGAAGATTACATCGGTTTCAATCCACAAACGGCCAGTAACACGACCCTTGGTGATATTGCCACCTATGGTCTGGAAACTCAGGCACAGTGGCAGTCTGAGCATCTTGCCATGACAATCAGTCACTCCTATTTCACACTGGGTCAGAACAGCATCGGGGATATCGGTGTAGCCATTGATGAGGATGCGGTGCTCGGGATCCCCAATCAGATGTTTAAACTCAATCTCAGTTATTTTACTGACCTGCGAAGCAGTTTTAACCTCAGTGCACAACAAATATTCGGTCGCTACGCCTGTGTTGAGGACCTGAATTTTATTTGTGGAGTGCCACAGAAACTGGGGCATGAGTCTTTAATCGATCTGTTTTACCGTTTTAATCCCGGTCGCTGGAGCTTGTCTGCGGGGCTGAGCAATGTGTTGGACGAAACACAGTATTGGGTGCAGCCTTACCGCGGCGGACAATCCCCCATCCAGGGACAGGGGCGCCGTTTAATGCTGGAAACAACTCAGAGCAATGATTAAACCCGCGTTATTTCCCAATCAGGCGCAGGAATTCGTTGCGGGTGGCCTGGTTTGAGCGCATATGGCCGAGCATCACTGAGGTGACCATGGAGGAATTCTGTTTCTGCACGCCCCGCATCATCATGCACATGTGCTTGCCTTCCATGATCACGCCCACACCTTTTGCTCCGGTGACCAGTTGTACCGCTTCGGCGATTTGTTTGGTCAGGCCTTCCTGAATCTGCAGACGGCGGGCGAACATATCCACAATACGGGCAAATTTGGACAGTCCCAGCACTTTGCCAGTCGGCAGATAAGAGATATGACAGCGGCCGATAAAGGGCAGCATATGGTGTTCGCACAATGAATAGAACTCGATATCCTGGATGACGACCATTTCATCGGTGTCTGACTCAAAGACTGCACCGTTGACGACCTCGTCGAGGGTTTTGTTGTAGCCGTCGGTCAGATACTGCATGGCAGTCGCTGCACGTTTGGGGGTGTCTGCCAGACCATCCCGGGAGACATCCTCTCCGAGTAGCTCTATAATTTTCTGGTAGTGATGCTTAATCTCATCTGACATATTGGGGTCTCAATTAATAATCTATGGCAAAGATACGCGCCTGTGACGAATTTGGATTTTGCCGGTAAAAATAAATCTATGATACCACAGGCACAGGGCCTGGCATCTACCAGTAGACAGCATTCAATAGGATCTTATGCAGGCAAATAAACGTAATAACAATAATCGCGGCTTGTTTACCCAATGCCCCAATGTCGGCGGATCCGCGCTGCACTTATCTGGGGGGCACTGATGTATCTGCTACTGGAATTATTCTGGCTGTAAATTATGACTGACATCATACGTATCCGTGCCGGTGTTAAACGCAACGGTTTTACACTCTGTCTGGCTGGAACAGTGGCGCTCTTCCTCAGTGCTCTGTGGCTGGCCTGGATGCCTGAGCTGCTGAAACTGGCTGGCATTTTTCTTACCAGTGCCTCGCTGGTAGCGATATTGATCGGCTGGCTGAAGATACGTGAGCCAGCTTACAGCTTTGAGTTAACCCCTGAGAAGTTCCGCTATTTGCACCGTTTTGGCGGCTATAGTCTCGACTGGAGTAATATTCAGCGGGTTGATATTCCCCGTCTGCATACCGGTCTCAGCCACGAGCCTCTGGAGCTGGTTGGAATCAGGTTGAAACGTTATGACCCCTTGCTTGAAAGTATCTCACCCAGGCTGGCCAGCAATATTCTGATGCAGCAGCGTCCACTATTGTTACAGGCACAGCGGCAAAATTGTGTGGGGGGTGGTTGTTACAGTGACTCGCTGATTGAAAATGATCATTTCAGATCGGCCGACGGCAAAGAATACCGTGGCATGTTGGCGATGCTGGCGAATCGCATGGGCCGCATGCGAGAAGCCTTTGGTTATGATCTCTACCTGTACAGCTCCGAACTTGACAGAACTGAGCAGGACTTCGTGGCGCTGCTAAAAGCCTGCCAGCAACAGGCGCTGCAAAAAAGCAATCCGGTGGATTAATCCTCATCCAAAAGGGGGCGATTTACGAACTATTTGGTCCAGTTACTGTTATATTGCAGCCAATGCTGTTGCAGGAATGCTGTGGCTTCGTCAATTAACTGGTCGCAGGCCTCATCGAGAAACATCAGCCGGGTGATGGCGTCCTGTTTCCTGTCCTGTTTAAGCAGGTTTTCTGTTTCTTCACACAGGTGTTTCAGTGCCGG comes from Lacimicrobium alkaliphilum and encodes:
- a CDS encoding ATP-binding protein, whose protein sequence is MPQFNIFRQKHDLFIPLVWLLRIAIPVLLVVVMYFVDRLYLLQHQEQQREDVSQKMTKLKWQLESQILQNIQVVQGLTASIATEPDMNQQRFAELAQIILQGGPQLRNVGAAPDLIMQLIYPLEGNEEVLGLDFRDLAEQWPGVKRAVESGEMVFAGPVNLVQGGQGLVGRIPVYTQKTGELWGVISAVIDMDALYQSVGLEDVEDLRLRLAREDAFGQPGEIFWGDKESQWQKPVINRIYIPGNNWLMMSMPAQRWSRQAPETPWLRGALIVLWLVLSAAVFWPTRLMLRERQTQQRFQALFRFSPIGMALKDCQDDRLVAVNPAMAAMLEYEPAALLGRQEQELQVGEPTPKKNKQRQRDFSRQGYSGPFERQYLNRWQQPVDSKCYELLIDEGSKRKLVWLVAEDVSHQKRTERMQQEFIATVSHELRTPLTSIAGSLGLIASGKLGELPEKAQNLINIAMRNTQHLHLLINDLLDLEKLSTGNMLMDIRPICLKTLIKESTESLQHYGQDKGISVQLNELSDDYVMADEQKLKQALKNLLSNAIKFSPRDGKVEVCTEQSGQNIRVIVRDYGAGIPKQFQSRIFNRFAQADSSDSRTKSGTGLGLAITKELMEKMNGGVGFDSEPGQGARFWLDIPLTGETTG
- a CDS encoding UPF0149 family protein; the protein is MNHQLLGGLCERYPEQLRGHLEIQGLCFAVAAAPEIPPPQQWMAWALISPEDIDQVLADKLAEPLMDCFKQQLVLMRNEQSAAVLPKECEFYPGMTLESPLSQWLCGCLLGHRQLEPVWQKAWQTMQQQEPEQAPQAAKELSHILRLLSTFANVELAIKQAAERGNPDLSNQLSDIALTLPRALQSYVKLSGTLAGYLPNQFETFKS
- a CDS encoding TonB-dependent receptor plug domain-containing protein; protein product: MAIFRRVRFVQSVLLLCAALSGFAGAKETDSLFQLSLDDLMAMEVDIASNQKATLRQQPGTVTLLSSSYIEQSGARYLSDLLRQVPGFWVGTDTIGTFSVSFRGIWGMEAKILLMIDGIEQNELAFGSLVLGNRYPVANIQSVEIIRGPGSARYGGQAALAVISVTTKGQQSQGGEIHLYSDLGKGGNHRGLLAFSYADNQRVEGNNLHLGVSASVATGDYSDKDWLALDGYGFSLKDNSDSRPVNLNLNLQYQGWQARMQYDRFEQQDRMLFGDAGLFFSPNLRYTEPNTLSFEHLAVSLDKKWHTNQNLSWEAGISHVSQRPWNSRGQYGHDLVRELSRSRADISALYQFSELSSLLFGATAYREQARVSESYLFDADSRFDGQPDTDNTNLALFAQYQRDLGWAALTLAGRYEDDGAVGSKFVPRLALTRHWKKWHTKLVYNEAFKSPQFDTLASAANAGNEISGTETTSAWELEAGYQLDQNLAFTANLFWMKVEDYIGFNPQTASNTTLGDIATYGLETQAQWQSEHLAMTISHSYFTLGQNSIGDIGVAIDEDAVLGIPNQMFKLNLSYFTDLRSSFNLSAQQIFGRYACVEDLNFICGVPQKLGHESLIDLFYRFNPGRWSLSAGLSNVLDETQYWVQPYRGGQSPIQGQGRRLMLETTQSND
- the folE gene encoding GTP cyclohydrolase I FolE, giving the protein MSDEIKHHYQKIIELLGEDVSRDGLADTPKRAATAMQYLTDGYNKTLDEVVNGAVFESDTDEMVVIQDIEFYSLCEHHMLPFIGRCHISYLPTGKVLGLSKFARIVDMFARRLQIQEGLTKQIAEAVQLVTGAKGVGVIMEGKHMCMMMRGVQKQNSSMVTSVMLGHMRSNQATRNEFLRLIGK
- a CDS encoding DUF2982 domain-containing protein; this encodes MTDIIRIRAGVKRNGFTLCLAGTVALFLSALWLAWMPELLKLAGIFLTSASLVAILIGWLKIREPAYSFELTPEKFRYLHRFGGYSLDWSNIQRVDIPRLHTGLSHEPLELVGIRLKRYDPLLESISPRLASNILMQQRPLLLQAQRQNCVGGGCYSDSLIENDHFRSADGKEYRGMLAMLANRMGRMREAFGYDLYLYSSELDRTEQDFVALLKACQQQALQKSNPVD